One genomic region from Deltaproteobacteria bacterium encodes:
- a CDS encoding MMPL family transporter has product MWERRLVQHIFKQKALVVFLLGLITASAGYFALQLQYDQSIEVWFLKDDQSILNYRSFLERFEAEQVVIMAVFSDDVFSKESLEKIDAMTRAAENAPNVHRVISVTNVEVPQGSGIDVFVGPLVDKLPQSAQEAGELRARILADPMLVENFTNPKGTATSIIVELQDAKSDFIGKIEMAEALRAIMDEHKTPQIDMALAGAPIIDEQFYKLNFRDSTLFGPLVTLMVILMTYAVFRRLSAVVVPLTVVVLSMLWTFGLMAALDLRFTLVTGVLIPIILAIGIADSVHVLSEFYHALRRGLEREEAALQSTAELLVPCFFTTATTMAGMLALSTAELQPIREFGFMAAFGVASAFVLSITLGPILLMFVRPPDAKFHLQQEEDFIARFLNWLSAESINRSIIVLAGSVVLVLASIYAISQMSIGTNSLLYFKEDSAIRKDTSHIDAMLGGTATFEILVETEPGGLKEPENLKHLESVESWLESNTDINHVVSPMDSIKALHHVLKDKPQGGPQLPDTRAMTAQLFLLMEGAENFESTVQDDYSVSRMTGRVKLTNSEELAKSVPELEKQLKTKFVNEDVKISLTGFIKLMSSMEQYLLKSQLKSFLVAFIIITLMLWALLRSFKLALFSMIPNFTPICVGLGVMSALNIPLDPGTVMIGGLALGLVVDDTVHFLVRFRRKLYSDHSMATAVAETITEVGRPITVTSIILSISFLILLLGSFTPNIHFGGVTSIVVLLALVADLLVLPSAMYLIKPKF; this is encoded by the coding sequence ATGTGGGAGCGTCGTTTAGTTCAACATATTTTTAAGCAAAAAGCTCTCGTGGTTTTTTTGCTGGGGCTTATTACAGCGAGTGCGGGCTATTTCGCCCTTCAGCTCCAATATGACCAAAGCATCGAAGTTTGGTTTCTCAAAGACGACCAAAGCATCCTAAACTACCGCAGCTTTCTCGAGCGCTTCGAAGCCGAGCAAGTGGTGATCATGGCGGTGTTCAGCGACGATGTGTTTAGCAAAGAATCCCTAGAAAAAATCGATGCCATGACCCGGGCCGCAGAAAATGCGCCCAATGTTCACCGAGTCATCTCGGTGACCAATGTGGAAGTACCTCAAGGAAGCGGTATCGATGTTTTTGTGGGCCCCTTGGTGGATAAACTCCCCCAATCAGCTCAAGAGGCCGGTGAACTCAGAGCGCGAATCCTTGCAGATCCAATGCTTGTTGAAAACTTCACCAACCCAAAAGGAACGGCCACCAGTATCATCGTCGAACTCCAAGACGCCAAAAGCGATTTCATCGGTAAGATAGAAATGGCCGAAGCTTTGCGGGCCATTATGGATGAACACAAAACACCTCAAATAGATATGGCGCTGGCTGGCGCGCCCATCATCGACGAGCAATTTTACAAACTTAATTTTCGAGACTCTACACTCTTCGGACCGCTGGTGACCTTGATGGTCATCTTGATGACCTATGCAGTATTTCGCAGACTCTCAGCCGTGGTGGTGCCTTTAACGGTCGTAGTCCTCTCCATGCTTTGGACCTTTGGACTCATGGCCGCTTTGGACCTTCGGTTTACTCTGGTTACCGGCGTTTTGATTCCCATTATCCTCGCCATCGGCATTGCTGATTCGGTTCACGTCCTCTCGGAGTTTTACCATGCTCTGCGCCGCGGTCTTGAGCGTGAAGAGGCCGCCCTACAATCCACGGCCGAGCTTTTAGTGCCTTGCTTCTTCACCACCGCAACCACCATGGCAGGCATGCTGGCACTGTCTACGGCCGAGCTTCAACCTATCCGTGAATTCGGCTTTATGGCCGCCTTCGGCGTGGCCTCAGCATTTGTACTAAGTATTACCCTCGGACCGATTCTTCTTATGTTCGTCCGGCCGCCCGATGCCAAATTTCATCTTCAGCAAGAAGAAGACTTTATCGCTCGGTTCTTAAACTGGCTCAGTGCGGAAAGCATCAACCGAAGCATCATCGTACTTGCGGGTTCGGTGGTTTTGGTTCTTGCCTCTATTTACGCAATCAGCCAAATGAGTATCGGCACCAACTCCCTTCTCTATTTCAAAGAAGATTCAGCCATACGAAAAGATACCAGCCACATCGATGCTATGCTTGGTGGAACCGCTACCTTCGAAATCTTAGTGGAAACCGAACCCGGGGGCCTTAAAGAACCAGAGAATCTTAAACACCTAGAGAGCGTTGAAAGCTGGCTTGAAAGCAATACCGATATCAACCACGTTGTTTCTCCCATGGACAGTATCAAAGCGCTCCACCACGTTCTCAAAGATAAGCCACAGGGCGGGCCCCAGCTTCCAGACACACGGGCCATGACCGCACAGCTTTTCTTACTCATGGAAGGTGCTGAAAATTTTGAATCAACGGTTCAAGATGATTACTCCGTTTCAAGGATGACCGGCCGAGTGAAGCTCACCAATTCCGAAGAACTTGCCAAGAGTGTCCCGGAGCTTGAGAAGCAGCTGAAGACAAAATTCGTAAATGAAGACGTTAAAATTTCTTTAACTGGCTTCATAAAGCTGATGAGCAGCATGGAGCAGTACCTCTTAAAGAGTCAGCTCAAGAGTTTTCTGGTGGCCTTTATTATCATCACGCTGATGCTCTGGGCCTTGCTCAGATCGTTCAAGCTCGCCTTGTTTTCAATGATTCCGAATTTTACTCCAATTTGTGTTGGCCTGGGTGTGATGAGTGCACTCAACATCCCTCTTGATCCCGGCACGGTGATGATTGGTGGACTTGCTCTGGGATTGGTGGTTGATGACACGGTTCATTTCTTGGTGCGTTTTCGCCGTAAACTCTACAGCGATCACTCCATGGCCACCGCGGTGGCAGAAACCATCACAGAGGTGGGTCGCCCCATTACGGTCACCAGCATTATCCTCTCCATCAGCTTTTTAATCCTTCTCCTTGGAAGCTTTACGCCGAATATTCACTTTGGTGGGGTCACAAGTATTGTGGTCCTGCTCGCTCTTGTAGCGGACTTATTGGTCCTCCCCTCCGCTATGTACCTGATAAAGCCCAAGTTTTAG
- a CDS encoding thioredoxin family protein codes for MHFRSWPSLTFLLLLLGGCAHYQPGVISLQDIDCASCGFMMVDELAEAPNVKKPVFNKQNAEVHFEYDAELTNPEEIVKNLEWTQYKIQVGGGQGSYLSMREFQTTIDVKTITQPGQMVDINKHLVPGKITVVDFFATWCGPCRAADEFFGELLQHRTDIALRKLDIVDWDSGLAKHYLQEATEIPYMIIFDANGNEITRLSGYKKQELKKLLNVKNEHK; via the coding sequence ATGCATTTTCGCTCATGGCCCAGTCTAACTTTCTTACTGCTCTTGCTTGGTGGCTGTGCTCACTACCAGCCCGGTGTGATTTCACTTCAAGACATCGACTGCGCAAGCTGCGGCTTTATGATGGTGGATGAGCTGGCCGAAGCGCCCAACGTGAAGAAACCAGTCTTCAATAAGCAAAATGCTGAAGTGCACTTCGAATATGATGCAGAACTCACCAATCCTGAAGAAATCGTTAAAAACCTCGAATGGACCCAATATAAAATTCAAGTCGGAGGCGGCCAAGGCAGCTACCTCAGTATGAGAGAGTTCCAAACAACCATCGACGTGAAAACAATCACGCAACCCGGACAAATGGTCGATATCAACAAACACCTTGTGCCAGGAAAAATTACGGTTGTGGACTTCTTTGCAACTTGGTGTGGACCGTGCCGCGCAGCCGATGAATTTTTTGGTGAGCTTCTTCAGCACCGCACCGACATAGCACTCAGAAAACTCGACATCGTTGATTGGGATTCAGGCCTGGCAAAACATTACCTTCAGGAAGCCACCGAGATCCCATACATGATTATTTTCGACGCCAATGGCAATGAAATAACTCGGCTCTCGGGCTATAAAAAGCAAGAATTGAAAAAACTACTCAACGTAAAGAATGAGCACAAATGA
- a CDS encoding WYL domain-containing protein: MTQRDRLGRLLFIVPYVAQREGVPVQELAQLLGVRAGQLEADISLLSMVGQPPLTPDHLIDLYIEDDLVYVHLDQNLDRPLRLTHDEAQALVLGARLVGDLGGLGEALMGVVGRIAQHLSTPEQEIISALAQRVSVADTGDDEFRPVAILRRAIANRSVIEMEYYSASSDRLKSYTLWPLTLISHSGVEYMVALDQGADGQEKLFRSDRIGGVQELDHCFAEDVEVDLEKFRTPEIYSGNEGIGTTVVLRAEVAREARERFPERDITENADGSITVSLLTSSAAWLARWVLPFGMNAEVQGPQEHRDVLGTLCKEAAEAYKSPVK; this comes from the coding sequence ATGACCCAGCGTGACCGCTTAGGCCGTTTACTTTTTATCGTGCCCTACGTGGCACAGCGTGAGGGCGTGCCGGTTCAAGAACTGGCGCAGCTTTTGGGTGTGCGTGCCGGGCAACTTGAAGCAGATATCAGTTTACTATCAATGGTAGGCCAGCCTCCGCTCACGCCAGACCACCTCATCGATCTCTATATCGAGGATGATCTGGTTTATGTTCATCTCGACCAAAACTTGGACCGGCCCTTAAGGCTTACCCACGACGAAGCACAAGCTCTTGTTCTTGGTGCGCGTTTGGTAGGAGATTTAGGCGGTTTGGGTGAAGCGCTTATGGGTGTGGTGGGGCGTATCGCTCAGCATTTAAGTACGCCTGAGCAAGAGATTATTTCGGCTTTGGCTCAGAGGGTGAGCGTTGCCGATACCGGTGATGACGAATTTCGACCTGTTGCTATTTTGAGACGCGCGATAGCCAATCGCAGTGTCATCGAAATGGAGTACTACTCTGCTTCAAGCGACCGTTTAAAATCTTACACGCTTTGGCCCCTGACTTTGATCAGCCACAGCGGGGTTGAGTATATGGTCGCCCTTGATCAGGGCGCCGACGGTCAAGAAAAGCTTTTTCGCTCTGATAGAATTGGCGGCGTTCAAGAGCTGGACCACTGCTTCGCTGAAGATGTTGAAGTGGATTTAGAAAAGTTTCGAACCCCTGAGATTTATTCTGGTAATGAAGGCATCGGGACCACGGTGGTTCTGCGAGCAGAAGTTGCGCGTGAGGCTCGGGAGCGATTTCCTGAGCGTGACATCACTGAGAATGCAGATGGGTCGATTACGGTGAGTCTGCTTACATCGAGTGCAGCGTGGCTTGCCCGGTGGGTGTTACCATTTGGCATGAATGCTGAAGTGCAAGGACCTCAGGAGCATCGTGATGTGCTGGGCACATTGTGCAAAGAAGCTGCTGAGGCTTATAAGTCGCCGGTAAAGTAA
- a CDS encoding WYL domain-containing protein — protein MREIREMDEFAAYRTSDPKSGERAFERDKASLVEAGIPLKWYSPEELDDEEGVGGYVIDRNEYYLPELQLDASDLALLSIAGAAAAAIDGFPGRSAVLRALGKLGFDTGSDQRPTAIAHAPMRADVDAKLVGRNLETLHGAISRRCQVDLSYQNRKGEATTRRIDPYGLYYRQALWYLVGYCHLRKEERTFHLGRVAKIEIAKGQRGSGYFEVPESFSVSESARRRPWEYPQHDPIQVRIKLAARLVPAIPELFGSQVKVLEKDESSALIELEVWNRGALIEAVLPFGAAAQVCEPAELRASIGEIYKSLAQRYSDVGGQA, from the coding sequence TTGCGTGAAATTCGAGAAATGGATGAGTTTGCGGCCTATCGCACTTCAGACCCCAAAAGTGGTGAGCGTGCTTTCGAGCGCGATAAGGCTTCCTTGGTGGAAGCGGGCATTCCTCTCAAGTGGTACTCTCCCGAAGAACTCGATGATGAAGAAGGCGTTGGCGGCTATGTGATTGACCGCAACGAGTATTACCTGCCCGAGCTTCAGCTGGATGCCAGTGATTTAGCGCTGCTCTCGATTGCAGGCGCGGCTGCGGCCGCCATTGATGGATTCCCGGGCCGCTCCGCCGTGCTTCGTGCACTTGGAAAACTTGGGTTTGATACCGGCAGCGACCAACGCCCGACGGCTATTGCGCATGCGCCGATGCGTGCCGATGTGGATGCTAAGCTTGTGGGCCGCAACTTGGAGACACTCCATGGAGCGATTTCTCGAAGGTGCCAGGTCGATTTGAGTTACCAGAACCGAAAAGGTGAGGCGACCACTCGGCGCATCGATCCTTATGGTCTCTACTACCGCCAAGCTCTTTGGTATTTGGTTGGGTATTGTCACCTGCGAAAAGAAGAACGCACTTTTCATTTAGGCCGCGTGGCAAAGATTGAAATTGCCAAAGGCCAGCGAGGCAGTGGTTATTTCGAAGTCCCAGAAAGCTTCAGCGTTTCTGAGAGTGCTCGGCGGCGGCCTTGGGAATACCCGCAACACGATCCGATTCAAGTGCGTATTAAGTTGGCAGCCAGGTTGGTACCCGCCATCCCTGAGCTTTTTGGAAGCCAGGTCAAAGTTCTTGAGAAAGATGAATCGAGTGCGCTCATTGAGCTAGAGGTCTGGAACCGTGGTGCTTTGATTGAAGCGGTATTGCCTTTTGGCGCTGCTGCCCAGGTTTGCGAGCCGGCTGAACTCAGAGCATCCATCGGTGAAATTTATAAGTCTCTTGCTCAGCGTTACAGCGATGTAGGAGGCCAAGCATGA